From Mesorhizobium sp. AR02, a single genomic window includes:
- a CDS encoding IS630 family transposase, producing the protein MNIRYRVELSQSERDELRALVSGGKLPVRRLKRMQILLAADAGVADEAIAISVQTSDSTIYRTKKRFVEISLEAALSEGPRPGAARKLSGKQEVQLVALACSDPPQGCARWTLKLLANALVEVMEHPSVSRDTVRRRLNDNDLKPWQQKMWCIANIDGEYIARMEDLLDLYAEPHDPKRPVVCFDESPIQLIGEVRVPIVPKPGKRYRYDSEYKRNGTANLFVMVDANRSWRRVKVTDRRANEDFAVCMRDLVDVDYPGADKVRVVMDNLSTHTASAVYQTFPAVEARRILRRLEFHYTPRHASWLNIVEIEIGVMRRQCLDRRIASRDLLETEIRTWERRRTESGARIRWMFSTQQARAKMAKSYPTPSLKES; encoded by the coding sequence ATGAACATACGATATCGGGTCGAACTCAGCCAATCCGAACGAGACGAGCTGCGTGCTTTGGTGAGCGGGGGTAAACTGCCGGTGCGGCGGCTCAAGCGGATGCAGATCCTGCTGGCCGCCGACGCCGGGGTCGCCGACGAGGCCATCGCCATCTCGGTGCAGACCAGCGACTCGACCATCTACCGCACCAAGAAGCGCTTTGTGGAGATCAGCCTGGAGGCCGCCCTCAGTGAAGGGCCGCGTCCGGGGGCGGCTCGCAAACTAAGCGGCAAGCAGGAGGTGCAACTGGTGGCGCTGGCCTGTTCTGATCCGCCGCAGGGATGCGCCCGGTGGACTTTGAAGCTTCTGGCCAACGCCCTGGTCGAAGTGATGGAACACCCGAGCGTCTCACGCGACACCGTCCGCCGGCGGTTGAACGACAACGATCTGAAGCCCTGGCAACAGAAGATGTGGTGCATCGCCAATATCGATGGGGAGTACATCGCCCGCATGGAGGATCTCCTCGATCTCTATGCCGAGCCGCATGATCCCAAGCGACCGGTGGTCTGCTTCGATGAAAGTCCGATCCAGCTCATCGGCGAGGTGCGCGTGCCCATCGTGCCGAAACCCGGAAAGCGATACCGCTACGACTCCGAGTACAAGCGTAACGGCACGGCCAACCTCTTTGTCATGGTCGACGCCAACCGGTCGTGGCGCAGGGTCAAGGTCACCGACCGGCGCGCAAACGAGGACTTCGCCGTCTGCATGCGCGACCTGGTCGACGTGGACTATCCCGGCGCCGACAAGGTCCGCGTCGTGATGGATAACCTATCAACCCACACGGCCTCCGCTGTCTATCAGACCTTTCCAGCAGTCGAGGCGCGTCGGATCTTGCGACGCCTGGAGTTCCACTACACACCCAGGCACGCCAGTTGGCTCAACATCGTCGAGATCGAAATCGGCGTTATGCGCCGCCAATGTCTTGATCGCCGCATCGCTAGCCGCGACCTCCTTGAAACAGAGATCCGGACCTGGGAACGCCGCCGCACCGAAAGTGGCGCCCGCATCCGCTGGATGTTCTCCACACAGCAGGCCCGAGCGAAGATGGCAAAATCCTATCCCACGCCATCTCTCAAAGAGTCATAA
- the hemN gene encoding oxygen-independent coproporphyrinogen III oxidase gives MRPELTARLGENVPRYTSYPTAPHFHPGVDAAVQKGWLEALEGGDEISLYLHIPYCDRLCWFCACHTKQTRHYEPVTAYLRSLRAEIATVAALISGKVFVRAIHFGGGSPTMLKPEDMVALGAFMRDSFDFVPNTKISIEIDPNDMDEARLDALAEIGMTRASLGVQDFDPKVQKAINREQSFLQTKAVVDGVRSRGVESVNLDLLYGLPHQTRESLCSTVAQALTLEPDRMALFGYAHVPWFKKHQTMIDEAWLPGPTERFAQSQLAARAILDKGYEAIGLDHFAKPGDALAVAACTGALHRNFQGYTEDRCETLIGVGPSSISRFRQGYLQNNPSTAEYGRMVANGGLAAVRGIAFSDDDRVRGWIIERLMCDFAFSAIDLVESFGEAGQKLLFQASSIALQDPARLLELQGESFVVLAESRPFVRSVAAKFDKYFESGTARHSVAV, from the coding sequence ATGCGACCGGAATTAACTGCCAGACTTGGCGAGAACGTCCCCCGCTACACCAGTTACCCGACCGCGCCGCATTTCCATCCAGGCGTCGATGCGGCGGTCCAGAAAGGCTGGTTGGAGGCCCTCGAAGGCGGTGACGAGATATCACTTTACCTGCATATTCCCTATTGTGACAGGCTCTGCTGGTTCTGTGCGTGCCATACCAAGCAGACGCGCCACTATGAGCCGGTGACCGCTTATCTGCGCTCGCTACGCGCGGAGATCGCGACGGTTGCCGCCCTTATCAGCGGGAAGGTCTTCGTCCGCGCAATCCACTTCGGCGGCGGCTCGCCGACAATGCTGAAGCCTGAGGATATGGTGGCTCTAGGCGCGTTCATGCGGGACAGCTTCGATTTTGTTCCGAATACGAAAATCAGCATCGAGATCGATCCGAACGATATGGACGAGGCACGCCTTGATGCACTTGCCGAAATTGGCATGACGCGGGCGAGCCTCGGCGTGCAGGATTTCGATCCGAAAGTGCAAAAGGCGATCAACCGCGAACAAAGCTTTTTGCAGACCAAGGCAGTCGTCGACGGAGTTCGTTCCCGTGGCGTCGAGTCCGTCAATCTGGATCTGCTCTACGGCCTGCCGCATCAAACCAGGGAGAGCCTGTGTTCTACCGTCGCGCAGGCGCTCACCCTGGAACCGGACAGGATGGCGCTGTTCGGCTACGCTCACGTGCCCTGGTTCAAGAAACATCAGACGATGATCGACGAGGCATGGCTCCCCGGTCCCACGGAGCGGTTCGCGCAATCGCAACTCGCCGCGCGGGCGATTTTGGACAAGGGATATGAAGCAATAGGCCTCGACCATTTCGCCAAGCCGGGCGATGCGCTGGCGGTGGCGGCCTGCACAGGGGCCCTGCATCGCAACTTCCAAGGCTACACAGAGGATCGCTGCGAGACGCTGATCGGTGTCGGTCCCTCGTCCATCAGCCGGTTTCGCCAGGGCTACCTGCAGAACAATCCTTCGACCGCTGAGTACGGACGTATGGTCGCCAATGGCGGGCTGGCCGCCGTCCGCGGCATCGCCTTTTCCGACGACGATCGCGTCCGTGGCTGGATCATCGAGCGGCTGATGTGCGATTTCGCCTTCTCGGCGATCGACCTGGTGGAGAGCTTCGGGGAAGCCGGCCAAAAGCTCCTTTTTCAGGCAAGCTCAATCGCTCTTCAGGATCCTGCTCGACTGCTTGAACTGCAAGGCGAAAGTTTCGTCGTGCTGGCGGAAAGCCGTCCCTTCGTGAGGAGCGTTGCGGCGAAGTTCGACAAATATTTTGAAAGTGGAACGGCCAGGCACTCGGTGGCAGTCTGA
- a CDS encoding LexA family protein produces MNQLLDRKTPAPTVRFTAKQGQYLAFIWAYSQINRRAPAEADFQRYFRVTAPSVHQMLKTLNQLGLIDKQPGVARSIQLLVPPQDLPILGVD; encoded by the coding sequence ATCAATCAATTGCTTGACCGAAAGACGCCGGCGCCGACAGTACGGTTCACCGCCAAACAAGGCCAGTACCTCGCCTTCATCTGGGCCTATTCGCAGATCAATCGCCGCGCTCCGGCGGAGGCGGACTTCCAGCGCTACTTCAGGGTCACCGCACCGTCAGTCCATCAGATGCTCAAGACCCTCAACCAACTCGGCTTGATCGACAAGCAGCCCGGTGTCGCTCGCAGCATCCAGTTGCTCGTCCCGCCACAGGACCTGCCCATTCTCGGCGTAGACTAA
- a CDS encoding Crp/Fnr family transcriptional regulator has protein sequence MTVRQDIHSSGIPVLCLPCEVRHRGVCGALDPDDLARLAKTSSRHKIEPGAELIGDAEAVDSYSNVLSGVVKLTKSLSDGRQQIVGLQFAPDFLGRPFKVKSAINAEAATAVSLCSFPRAAIERMMKESPELEHRLLKQTLNELDEAREWMVTLGRKTAPEKVASFLLMIARNIDSSVGPAARSACFDLPLTRAEISDFLGLTNETVSRQLTRLRMDGVIRIENNRHVTVDSVSRLEQRCGGRGASAL, from the coding sequence ATGACAGTACGGCAAGATATTCATAGTTCCGGCATTCCCGTTCTTTGCCTACCCTGCGAGGTACGGCACCGCGGCGTCTGCGGTGCGCTCGATCCAGACGATTTGGCGCGGCTCGCCAAGACTTCGTCGCGGCACAAGATCGAGCCGGGGGCCGAACTGATCGGCGACGCCGAGGCCGTCGACAGCTATTCAAACGTGCTTTCAGGCGTGGTGAAGCTGACGAAGAGCCTTTCGGACGGCCGCCAGCAAATCGTCGGCCTCCAGTTCGCACCAGATTTTCTGGGACGGCCCTTCAAGGTGAAAAGCGCGATCAATGCGGAAGCGGCAACCGCTGTCTCGCTGTGCTCGTTTCCGAGGGCGGCCATCGAACGGATGATGAAGGAATCACCGGAACTTGAGCATCGCCTGCTCAAGCAGACGCTGAACGAACTCGACGAGGCACGCGAATGGATGGTGACTCTGGGGCGCAAGACCGCACCGGAGAAGGTGGCGAGCTTTCTCCTCATGATCGCCCGGAATATCGATTCCAGTGTTGGCCCGGCGGCCAGGTCGGCGTGCTTCGATCTGCCGCTGACGCGTGCCGAGATCTCTGATTTCCTTGGACTTACAAACGAGACTGTGAGCCGCCAGCTGACCAGACTGAGAATGGACGGCGTGATCCGGATCGAGAACAATCGCCATGTCACGGTGGACAGCGTCAGCCGGCTGGAGCAGCGCTGCGGCGGCCGAGGCGCAAGCGCCCTTTAG
- a CDS encoding TlpA disulfide reductase family protein, protein MALQIESPAPSIKVENWLRGEPLTSFQPGKVYIVEFWATWCGPCVDGMPHLMQLQEKYRESGVEIVGVAASEDAPTADEARSKLDAWLTEKFSNLNYRIAFDSTGEMDKLWMEPSFSVAIPTMFVVDRDGHIAFIGHPMELDEVLPKVLNGSWRASDQAKSADTDRIAEGETIAREQALKKPINDRFWAAVEKQEWKTALSAIEEGIALLPDKLGFRRSHVNLLLHKMRDIQAGLPVMRQFVRDAINRNSENWMIAALDELFFPNFDYSHFPSAERLAMGKQLSEHILALNPPESDQCKLLPYPVAALYYHESGNKDRAIELIELALNSLGSPELIGDGDKQREISHLLQFLANFKGEKVCYGALCAAPNNGRFDRWYTVCG, encoded by the coding sequence GTGGCATTACAGATCGAGTCCCCGGCTCCTTCGATTAAAGTCGAGAACTGGCTGCGTGGCGAGCCCCTCACGAGCTTTCAGCCCGGCAAAGTGTACATCGTCGAATTTTGGGCAACGTGGTGCGGACCATGTGTGGACGGGATGCCCCATCTGATGCAGCTGCAGGAGAAATACAGGGAGAGCGGAGTTGAGATCGTCGGAGTCGCGGCTTCTGAAGACGCTCCAACGGCCGATGAGGCCCGAAGCAAGTTGGACGCTTGGTTGACTGAAAAGTTCTCGAATCTGAACTATCGGATCGCGTTCGACTCCACGGGCGAAATGGACAAGCTTTGGATGGAGCCCAGCTTTTCTGTCGCGATTCCGACCATGTTCGTGGTCGACCGAGACGGCCACATCGCCTTTATCGGTCATCCGATGGAACTCGATGAGGTCTTGCCGAAGGTGCTTAACGGCAGCTGGCGCGCCAGCGATCAAGCAAAATCGGCCGATACGGACCGGATCGCGGAAGGCGAAACCATAGCGCGCGAACAAGCGCTGAAGAAGCCGATCAATGATAGATTTTGGGCGGCGGTGGAGAAACAGGAGTGGAAGACGGCGCTCTCGGCGATCGAAGAGGGCATCGCCTTGTTGCCGGACAAGCTCGGTTTCCGCCGGTCTCATGTGAATCTGTTGCTTCACAAAATGCGCGACATTCAGGCCGGCTTGCCCGTCATGCGCCAATTCGTTCGCGACGCGATTAACAGAAACTCCGAGAATTGGATGATTGCGGCGCTAGACGAACTCTTCTTTCCGAACTTTGACTATTCGCACTTTCCGTCTGCTGAACGCTTGGCGATGGGAAAACAGCTGTCCGAACACATTCTGGCACTGAATCCCCCAGAAAGCGACCAATGTAAGCTCCTGCCTTATCCGGTGGCAGCTCTGTACTATCACGAGAGCGGCAACAAAGATCGGGCGATCGAGCTGATCGAGCTGGCACTGAATTCGCTGGGCAGTCCGGAGCTTATCGGGGACGGAGATAAACAGCGCGAAATATCGCATTTGCTGCAGTTCCTGGCCAACTTCAAGGGTGAGAAGGTTTGTTACGGCGCTCTATGTGCGGCTCCAAACAATGGCCGATTCGACCGCTGGTATACCGTTTGCGGCTGA
- a CDS encoding IS91 family transposase has protein sequence MRPDLEVADVFHRHGDDYRRDHAGHLGRVERRVMAAVEACRTAALGGHAEHCTDCGLVRQAYNSCRNRHCPKCQGLARAQWLAERQAELLPVPYFHVVFTVPAQIAEIAFQNKAAVYAILFKAASEALRAAAADPRHLGAEIGVVAVLHTWGQNLHHHPHVHCVVPGGGLSLEPAPATAGDRRWIACRPGFFLPVRVLSRLFRRLFLEHLQDAFDAGQLRFFSDLASLADPATFCAQLAGLKRIEWVVYAKPPFGGPEQVLAYLGRYTHRVAIANSRLVSLDQGKVSFRWKDYRHHDKSKHKLMTLSADEFIRRFLLHALPDGFHRIRHYGLFANGHRVAKLAQCRLLLAAPTPPTPDPTADYRQRYRCLTGRSLDICPGCGGAMASLGPIPRKAQTWPDTS, from the coding sequence ATGCGCCCGGATCTGGAAGTGGCGGATGTATTCCACCGTCACGGGGATGATTATCGCCGCGACCATGCCGGCCATCTCGGGCGTGTCGAGCGCCGGGTCATGGCCGCGGTGGAGGCGTGCCGGACCGCGGCCCTGGGTGGTCACGCCGAACACTGCACCGACTGCGGCCTCGTGCGGCAAGCCTATAACTCCTGCCGCAACCGCCACTGCCCTAAGTGCCAGGGCCTAGCCCGCGCCCAGTGGCTGGCCGAGCGGCAGGCTGAGCTGCTGCCGGTCCCATACTTCCACGTGGTCTTCACCGTCCCGGCCCAGATCGCTGAGATCGCCTTCCAGAACAAGGCGGCGGTCTATGCGATCCTGTTCAAGGCCGCATCCGAAGCCTTGAGGGCGGCGGCGGCCGATCCCAGGCATCTGGGCGCCGAGATCGGCGTGGTCGCCGTGCTTCATACTTGGGGTCAAAATCTCCACCATCATCCGCATGTCCACTGCGTCGTGCCGGGCGGCGGCCTGTCGCTCGAGCCTGCCCCGGCGACGGCCGGGGACCGGCGATGGATCGCCTGCCGGCCGGGATTTTTCCTGCCCGTGCGGGTTCTGTCGCGCCTGTTCAGGCGGCTATTCCTGGAGCACCTGCAGGACGCCTTCGACGCCGGCCAGCTTCGCTTCTTCAGCGATCTCGCCAGCCTGGCCGACCCTGCCACTTTCTGCGCCCAACTGGCTGGACTGAAGCGGATCGAATGGGTCGTCTACGCCAAGCCCCCGTTCGGCGGTCCCGAACAGGTCCTCGCCTATCTGGGCCGCTACACCCATCGCGTCGCCATCGCCAACAGCCGCCTCGTGAGCCTGGACCAGGGAAAGGTCAGCTTCCGCTGGAAGGACTATCGCCACCACGACAAGTCCAAGCACAAGCTCATGACCTTAAGCGCCGACGAGTTCATCCGGCGCTTCCTGCTGCACGCTCTTCCAGACGGATTCCATCGCATCCGCCACTACGGCCTCTTCGCCAACGGCCACCGCGTCGCCAAGCTCGCCCAGTGCCGTCTTCTTCTGGCGGCGCCCACGCCGCCGACGCCGGACCCGACCGCCGACTATCGCCAGCGTTACCGCTGTCTCACAGGGCGCTCCCTGGACATCTGTCCGGGCTGCGGCGGCGCCATGGCCTCGCTCGGCCCGATCCCGCGCAAGGCCCAGACCTGGCCAGACACCTCATGA
- a CDS encoding site-specific integrase: protein MAQISPLRQRMIEDLTIRNLSPETQRSYVHHVAKFSRFFGRSPDQLGYEEVRAYQAHLVGRRVSWGALNQTVCALRFFYGVTLGRSDLPERIAYARTPRKLPVVLSADEVVGFLQAVKGTRNRVALMTTYAAGLRAAEAACLRVSDIDSSRMVIRIEQGKGGKDRYVMLSPQLLEILRVYWRLTKPGRWLFPRRDGRGPIHPQTLGIACRAACEFLGVEKRVTVHTLRHSFATHLLEAGTDIRIIQVLLGHRSLATTTLYAQVSTAVIGRTASPFDQLHMEITPPG, encoded by the coding sequence ATGGCCCAGATAAGCCCTCTGCGTCAGCGGATGATTGAAGATCTGACGATCCGCAATTTGTCACCGGAGACCCAGCGATCCTACGTGCATCACGTGGCGAAGTTCAGTCGATTTTTTGGACGATCACCCGATCAATTGGGATACGAAGAGGTGCGCGCCTATCAGGCCCACTTGGTGGGCCGAAGGGTCTCGTGGGGCGCGTTGAACCAGACCGTTTGCGCCTTGCGTTTCTTCTACGGCGTGACGCTGGGTCGATCTGATCTGCCTGAGCGGATCGCTTACGCCCGGACGCCGCGCAAGTTGCCGGTCGTGCTGAGCGCCGATGAGGTGGTCGGCTTTCTGCAGGCCGTGAAGGGGACGAGGAACCGGGTCGCTCTGATGACCACCTATGCGGCGGGCTTACGCGCCGCGGAGGCGGCGTGTCTGCGGGTGAGCGACATCGATAGCAGCCGGATGGTCATTCGCATCGAGCAGGGCAAGGGCGGCAAGGACCGCTATGTGATGCTGTCGCCGCAGCTGCTGGAGATTTTGCGCGTCTATTGGCGGTTGACCAAGCCGGGGCGATGGCTGTTTCCCCGGCGCGATGGCCGCGGCCCGATCCACCCGCAGACCTTGGGGATCGCCTGTCGAGCAGCCTGCGAGTTCCTGGGCGTTGAGAAGCGGGTGACGGTGCACACCCTTCGTCACAGCTTCGCCACCCACCTTTTGGAAGCCGGCACGGACATAAGGATCATTCAGGTGCTGCTGGGCCATCGCAGCCTGGCGACGACGACACTGTACGCCCAGGTCTCAACGGCAGTGATCGGCCGGACCGCCAGTCCTTTTGACCAACTCCACATGGAGATCACGCCGCCCGGCTGA
- a CDS encoding DsbA family protein produces MPEQRASLVALLVLALLLSGLAARYHPVATDYLRQLEDHRRLAADWRKLIPEQRDALLNDPAAPTAGNPNGDVPLVVFLDYNCPHCRTADLIIQQALKDDPNLKVVYKEYPGKGPGSKVAAVAALASRKQGKYEPFHHALMAAPGRLSEFSILTIAQQVGLDVEQLKRDMDDPAIPNALERNRALATKLYITGTPALVLGDEVIAKVPEIPTLKRLIAKEREKTKRYNPAGSPTSAF; encoded by the coding sequence ATGCCTGAACAAAGAGCCAGCCTTGTCGCTCTTTTAGTCCTAGCCCTGCTTCTTTCTGGGCTGGCGGCGCGATATCATCCAGTTGCCACAGACTACCTGCGCCAGCTCGAAGACCATCGTCGGCTTGCCGCGGATTGGCGGAAGCTCATTCCGGAGCAGCGCGACGCACTCCTCAACGACCCCGCTGCGCCAACTGCTGGCAACCCGAATGGCGACGTCCCTCTGGTGGTGTTTTTGGACTACAACTGCCCGCACTGCCGGACGGCAGACCTTATCATCCAGCAAGCCCTCAAGGACGATCCCAATCTGAAGGTTGTCTACAAAGAGTATCCGGGCAAGGGACCGGGCTCAAAAGTCGCCGCAGTGGCGGCGCTCGCCTCCCGCAAACAGGGAAAATATGAGCCGTTCCATCACGCCCTTATGGCTGCTCCCGGCCGGCTCAGCGAATTCTCCATCCTGACTATCGCACAACAGGTGGGCCTCGATGTTGAGCAGCTCAAGCGGGACATGGATGATCCGGCCATCCCAAACGCCCTCGAGCGCAATCGCGCGCTCGCCACCAAGCTGTACATCACCGGCACGCCGGCGTTGGTGCTCGGCGACGAAGTGATTGCAAAGGTGCCCGAGATTCCCACGCTGAAACGCTTAATCGCCAAAGAGCGGGAAAAAACGAAGCGTTATAACCCTGCCGGATCACCAACTTCGGCATTTTGA
- the ltrA gene encoding group II intron reverse transcriptase/maturase, translating into MSGKRQKTQCSLALAPRDRGEAPVNGYQGAEPLVAKSAPESPVWTEQLMETVCSRENLETAWKRVRSNKGSPGVDGMTIDDAKGYLREHWPSIRSRLLEGTYQPQPVKRVEIPKPDGGVRKLGVPCVVDRLIQQAMLQVLQEQWDPTFSEHSYGFRPGRSAHQAVAQAQCYIAEGYSYVVDLDLERFFDRVNHDSLMARVAARVSDKRALKLIRAFLNAGVMEDGLVRPVDEGTPQGGPLSPLLSNLLLDDLDKELTQRGHRFCRYADDCNIYVRSRRAGERVMASVSRFLTKKLRLKVNEEKSAVARPEVRKFLGFSISNDGSERRIAPKALDKFKTLIRDMTRRTRGISLPQLIKELKPYLIGWRGYFGFCQTPRVLTNLEAWIRRRLRMYLWRQWGNGHNRFKELRHRGVPKFSAAAAAGSPTEFWRMSGHPAVQQALRNHYFESLGLPRLHVSAQA; encoded by the coding sequence ATGAGTGGAAAGCGGCAGAAGACCCAGTGTTCACTGGCCCTGGCACCGAGGGATCGGGGTGAAGCCCCTGTCAACGGTTACCAAGGGGCCGAACCACTCGTGGCGAAGTCGGCACCCGAAAGCCCGGTTTGGACAGAACAGCTAATGGAGACGGTATGTAGCCGAGAGAATCTGGAAACAGCGTGGAAACGCGTTCGAAGCAACAAGGGTAGCCCAGGCGTGGATGGGATGACCATCGACGATGCCAAGGGCTACCTGCGTGAGCACTGGCCAAGCATCCGGTCTCGATTGCTTGAGGGAACCTATCAGCCGCAGCCGGTCAAGCGGGTCGAAATCCCCAAGCCGGACGGCGGGGTCAGAAAACTCGGCGTACCTTGCGTCGTCGACAGACTGATCCAGCAAGCCATGCTGCAGGTCCTCCAAGAGCAGTGGGACCCGACGTTCTCGGAGCACAGCTACGGCTTCCGCCCGGGACGCTCCGCCCATCAGGCAGTAGCCCAAGCGCAATGCTACATTGCCGAGGGTTACAGCTACGTGGTTGACCTCGACCTCGAAAGATTTTTCGACCGGGTTAATCACGATAGCCTGATGGCGCGCGTTGCCGCCAGGGTGTCCGATAAGCGTGCGCTCAAACTCATCCGTGCATTCCTCAATGCGGGGGTGATGGAGGACGGCCTGGTCCGTCCGGTGGACGAGGGGACCCCGCAAGGCGGCCCGCTCTCGCCCCTCCTAAGCAACCTCCTGCTCGACGATCTCGACAAGGAACTGACCCAACGTGGCCACCGTTTTTGCCGCTACGCCGACGACTGCAACATCTATGTTCGCAGCCGCCGCGCTGGCGAACGGGTCATGGCTTCCGTCAGCCGGTTCCTGACCAAGAAGCTGCGGCTGAAGGTCAACGAGGAAAAGAGCGCTGTGGCGCGACCGGAGGTGCGGAAGTTCCTGGGGTTCAGCATCTCGAATGACGGGAGCGAGCGGCGCATCGCGCCGAAGGCCCTCGACAAATTCAAGACGCTGATCCGGGACATGACACGCAGGACACGGGGGATCAGTCTGCCGCAGTTGATCAAAGAGCTGAAGCCATACCTCATCGGATGGCGCGGTTACTTCGGCTTCTGCCAGACCCCACGGGTGCTTACGAACTTGGAAGCGTGGATCCGCCGAAGACTACGCATGTATCTCTGGCGGCAATGGGGGAACGGGCACAACCGCTTCAAGGAACTGCGCCATCGTGGCGTCCCAAAGTTCAGTGCTGCGGCTGCCGCCGGTTCGCCGACGGAATTCTGGCGCATGTCAGGACACCCGGCGGTCCAACAGGCCCTGCGCAACCATTACTTCGAGTCTCTCGGCCTCCCTCGACTCCATGTCTCTGCCCAAGCTTAA